ACAGGAAGTGCAGTAAAAACTGCAATTAGTGTCAGGGGAAAATATTCAGAATATCCAAAAAAGCCTGCAATAATCTTTAAAAATATCATTACAAAAAGGATGATAATCGAAAGTGCTGATATTTTAGAGAGATTTTTATCCAGAACACAGACATCTGCACTGAATTTTTCGCTCTCATCAAAAACAAAAGATGTTTTGTCTTCAGGCCTATACGGATAAAAAAATTTTAGTGCCGGATATATTAAAAAAAGTGAGATTATCGTTGGAATCAACAGATACTCAGCAAATATTAAAAACGGATTTTCAAGGCCTGCACCTGATGCAATTAAAAGATTCTGCGGGTTTCCAACCGGACTTAATACACTGCCGGTAGTTACCGAAAATGCAAGGGCTAAAAGAAGCATTTCTGATGGAATATCAGTCTTTTTGGCAAGCAGGATAACAAATACCGTCCCTATTATTGCAACAGTGTCATTCATCAAAAATGCGGATAAAAAACCTGAGCCAAAAATCAGAACCAAAAAAAAGTTTCCCCGGCTTTTTATGCCCTTAAAGACCCTCTCCATTAAAGGAATCAATGCACCGCTTTGAAAAAGCGCTTCACCTGCGACAAAAACTCCAAACAAAAAGATAAGGACATCGTAGTTTATTGCAAAAAGTGCAGATACAGGGCTTATTTCTCCGGTGATTAAAACAGCCAGGGCTCCAAGAAGCATTATCTGCCAGATCTGAAGTCTTATACGGATTGTATTCCTGACTGCAATTAAAAATAAAACTGCAAAGAGGATAATAACTGAATAATGCGTAAATAGAAGTATTGTCGTTTTTTTATGTTAATCCTTTGACAGAAAAAATTCCTTATGAGAGGCTTTTGCAAACAGCAATAGTTTGAGAAATATTTAACTGTTTTAAAATAAATCTTCTCAGTATGCTAAGAAGTTTAAACAGAATCATCTGCATCCCGGCAGTACTTTTAACAGCAGTCTTTCTGCTGTGCCTGCCTGTATCTGCAGTGGTATCTGAAGTAACGGATGGAAATCTTTTGAATTCGCAAAATGAGGGTGAATTAATACAATATACAATAGATGTGAGTGCTATACCAAAACAGGCAAGGACAATTGTTTTAAGCACTGACTTAACACCTGTTGCCGGCAATAACCTCTGGCAGCCACAGGGAGAAGGATTTTTGGTTTCAGGCGGAAACAACTCAATAAATGAAC
The genomic region above belongs to Methanomicrobium antiquum and contains:
- a CDS encoding SLC13 family permease, encoding MLLFTHYSVIILFAVLFLIAVRNTIRIRLQIWQIMLLGALAVLITGEISPVSALFAINYDVLIFLFGVFVAGEALFQSGALIPLMERVFKGIKSRGNFFLVLIFGSGFLSAFLMNDTVAIIGTVFVILLAKKTDIPSEMLLLALAFSVTTGSVLSPVGNPQNLLIASGAGLENPFLIFAEYLLIPTIISLFLIYPALKFFYPYRPEDKTSFVFDESEKFSADVCVLDKNLSKISALSIIILFVMIFLKIIAGFFGYSEYFPLTLIAVFTALPVIVLSKKRLFILKNIDWQTLVFFSAMFVLMQSVWSAGFIQGIFTGSENLLLSNGGIFISGVLLSQILSNVPFVALFMPLLLIMESPESSYMALAAGSTLAGNLLLFGAASNIIIVQNAEKRGEKLSFLRFARVGIPLTIAQSAVYIIWLVYIMP